The DNA segment CTTCCACAATCATCAGCCACTCCCAGGCCATATCCTTCTACATAAAGCACATCACCATATTTAAACATACCATAATCAGGATCAATTGCAATACTTCCATACCCTGCAGGATAACCTGTGGCAGTATAGCCATCTGCAAAAGGAGCACAGCATAGTTCATCAGGAGTATAGGCAGTTGCCAAGACTTGATAAACCGGGTAATCAAGCTCGTTCTCTGTCTTACTTTTTATCTTTTGTTCAATAAGCTGAGCTATATTTTCGCATTTCATCCAATCAATATTTTCTTTAAAATTATAGTTTTTGAATTGTGATTGCGATGAAGACCTTTTTTTACCTTCAATTAATATAGTTATAGAATAACCAGATTCCTTTTCTTCTTTTAACATCTGGTGTTGATTGGTTACCCGAACAGTATTTCCCTGCTTGTCTTTTATCACATAGATATTAGCCATTGCATTTATGTTAAAGTAGATAATACATACCAAAAATAAGATTGATAAACATATAAGAATTCTAAACTTTTTATTATTCAACTACTCATCTCCTCAAATTCTCCAGCTATCTTTAACATTGAAAAAACCCAGGGCGCCCCCGCGGTCATCCACAAACCAAGTATAGCATAACGGATAAAATAAAAGATAAAATATAAGGAATGACCTGTTTTGGGAAAAAGAATTTTCAATCCAAAATAGAAAATAACTACTCCCAGTATCCCAACTAAAAAACGATATACTCTTTGTTTGATAGTTCCACTGGTCCCCTGAAAATGAAGCAACTCTTGATTAAAGACTATTCCCCATCCTGCACCGGTTAAAACGGAAATGACAATGATAATGTCACCTGTATTTGGTAAAATAACTAAAATAACTGGTAAAAAGGCAATTAGAATAAGTCTGTTAATAAAACTGATTTTGGATATTTTTGCATTTTTTATTTGGGATTTTAATTTATAGTGATAGATATAGAAAATAAATCCGCCTAAAATCCACCCACCCACAACATCATGAGGAAAATGAACTCCCAGATAGATTCTGGATAAGCCAATCAGAAACGCCAAACAAACCGCCAGGTACCAGATTATCTTTTGCTGCCTGTAATAGGCTATACTACACCATACCAATATGGAGGATTGGGCATGTCCACTGGGGAAACCAAAACCTTCTGCCGGATAAAGCTGAACTACCGGCAATAATTCAAATGGGCGAGGATGTTGAAATATCATTTTCATGATAGAATTAATATAAACAGAGATCAAGAACAAGATACCAATTCTGATACCTAATTTAAAATTAATGCACCATAACAAAAAAGGAAAAAATATTAAATAAAATATTTCATTACCGAGGGTTGTAAAAAATTGAAATAAACTGATTAAGAAAGAGGATTGCACCTGCTGAATATTCTCTATAAATCTCAATCCTCCTTGAAAAATCAATTCCATAAAAACTCCAAATATTATTAATTAATCCTGCTTTTCTTTAAGAAAACACCTTCTGATTCAAGCATCTTTCTCTTAAGTTCCAGTCCACCGGTTGCGGAAAAGCCGGTTAACTTTCCATAGCTTCCAATCACCCGGTGACATGGAATTATTAGTGGCAACGGATTAATTCTCATTACTCCTCCCACAGCGCGATAAGCTTTTGGATAACCAGCATGTTTGGCTAACAATTTATATGTTTTTGTAACCCCATAAGGTATTTCCCTGGTTTTTTGCAAAATATTCTTTTGAAAATATGTATAACCTTCTAAATTAATAACATCTTTATCAAATTGAACTACCTTGCCGTCAAAATATTCCTTAATTCTTATCACTACAGAAAAAAATTGGTCATCTGTCTGAATCAATTTTTGGCGTGGATGTAAATATCTGTTTAGTTCTAACAAAACACTTTCTCTTGTGTTTTCGGGTAAAACACATCTTCTCAAACCTTCCTGGTTACCAGCAATACCAATCCAGCCTAATGCTGTTTTAACTATAGAGTAATAAAATACATTATTAAAATTAGGATTATTCATTATTATTTTCCAAAAAAATTATTTTAATCATTAAAAAATAATAATTTGACAATTAATCAATCTAATTAATGAGAATAATAATTTAATTATTTGATATTTTATTTCTTGTAACCATATATTGTAATATCCTGTATACTATAATAACATATATAAGATTATATAATATTTCATCTGAGAAACAAACAAAATCGGGGTAATTACCGTGATAAAAAATATAAAGGCTCTTTTATTAGCAGGAGGGAAAACAAAACATGAATTAAAGAGGGTTACTAACCAGGAATATAAAGCTTTAATGACTATTAATAAAATGAACTCTCAACCAATTATTTACCATATAGTTAAAATATTAAGGGGTTCCAGATATATCTCAGAAATATATGTAGCTGGTCCTGAACAAGTGAATAATTTAATATACCCACAAGTTGATGCAGTTATCCCATCCGGCCAGACTCTCATAGATACCCTGAAGAATGGCATCTATAAATTGCAAGATGAACCATATATCTTAATCACCACAAGTGACATACCATTAGCTTCAAGTAAGCATATTGATAGTTTTATTAAAAATTGTCTGATTAGTTCCGGATTTGATATCTATTATTCTATTATAAATAAAGATACTTATACAAAATTTTTTCCTGATTCTAATCTAAGAAGGATATATGCTAATCTTGTCGAAGGTTCTTTCACCGGGGGAAACATTTTTATGGTAAACCCACGGGTTATAATTGATTGCGCAGAAGTGATTGAACAGTTTATTATTTTTCGCAAACATCCTTTAAAAATGGCAAGGATTTTGGGGAAAAGATTTGTAATAAAATATT comes from the Atribacterota bacterium genome and includes:
- a CDS encoding NTP transferase domain-containing protein: MIKNIKALLLAGGKTKHELKRVTNQEYKALMTINKMNSQPIIYHIVKILRGSRYISEIYVAGPEQVNNLIYPQVDAVIPSGQTLIDTLKNGIYKLQDEPYILITTSDIPLASSKHIDSFIKNCLISSGFDIYYSIINKDTYTKFFPDSNLRRIYANLVEGSFTGGNIFMVNPRVIIDCAEVIEQFIIFRKHPLKMARILGKRFVIKYLKKYLSIRDLEKLVPHYLKSYTGKAILADPEIALDIDKPIHLEAIMRRQNG
- a CDS encoding methylated-DNA--[protein]-cysteine S-methyltransferase encodes the protein MNNPNFNNVFYYSIVKTALGWIGIAGNQEGLRRCVLPENTRESVLLELNRYLHPRQKLIQTDDQFFSVVIRIKEYFDGKVVQFDKDVINLEGYTYFQKNILQKTREIPYGVTKTYKLLAKHAGYPKAYRAVGGVMRINPLPLIIPCHRVIGSYGKLTGFSATGGLELKRKMLESEGVFLKKSRIN
- a CDS encoding phosphatase PAP2 family protein encodes the protein MELIFQGGLRFIENIQQVQSSFLISLFQFFTTLGNEIFYLIFFPFLLWCINFKLGIRIGILFLISVYINSIMKMIFQHPRPFELLPVVQLYPAEGFGFPSGHAQSSILVWCSIAYYRQQKIIWYLAVCLAFLIGLSRIYLGVHFPHDVVGGWILGGFIFYIYHYKLKSQIKNAKISKISFINRLILIAFLPVILVILPNTGDIIIVISVLTGAGWGIVFNQELLHFQGTSGTIKQRVYRFLVGILGVVIFYFGLKILFPKTGHSLYFIFYFIRYAILGLWMTAGAPWVFSMLKIAGEFEEMSS